Part of the Ascaphus truei isolate aAscTru1 chromosome 16, aAscTru1.hap1, whole genome shotgun sequence genome, tggaAATTAacatgctgcgctgtataatgatgctgagtaacTGTATACACTGAGAATAAATACACTGCTCTGtttaatgatgctgagtatctctgtatactgataatgaacacgctgcactgtataattacgcagagtatctatacactgataatgagcatgctgcactgtataatgatgctgagtatctctgtatactgataatgaacacgctgcactgtataatgatgctgagtatctctatacatgaCCATGATGCGCTGTATAAGGATGTTGAATATCTGTATACATTAGCAACCACCTAAAAGTAAATATCCCTCCAGCCTTAAAGGCCCCACTCCCCCCGACACATAGGAAGGAAAGGTTAGAGTTGTGTCTTACCTGTGTGTGTCCGCTGGTGTGCCTTGAGATGTGAACTCTTTGTGTACACTTTGGTGCAGCCTGAATAATCACAAAACAAACACATCATTAGCTTCATCTGTTAGCAATGcactattgtgtatatatatatatatatataggctagcCAATAaagaagatcacttgtgagcacattcgcatgtctcagacaggtctgcaaccctgcctttcaccattatcacctagcatacagagcttccactgcagcaagggattctgggaaatgacatgcaaatgagcacacaatatgtcacctgtgtatgtatgtatatatatatatatatatatatatatatatatatacacgtgtgtgtgtgtgtgtgtgtgtgtgtgtgtgtgtgtgtgtgtgtgtgtgtgtgtgtgtgtgtgtgtgtgtgtgtgtgtgtgtgtgtgtgtgagcttgatAAAGGAAGTCGCTCTGTCCTGTCTTATATGTACCTCTGACGCTTGTGATATAAATGAAAGTGTTCTACTTTTGATAGTAACCAGCGAGTGCTGCGGATCTTTTGGATTTTTGTTCTATTtatttttgttgctggatggggatcctggctgcactgcaagcacccTGACTGCTAAGAGAAGTGATTTTACCTATTTTTACCaatttgagtgccctgaacattcttgTTTTGTATATATCAGTGCTAATCATGAAGCTACTGCATGCATTCCGTGTGTACTTATTCCAGGGTAGAGAGTGTGTTCTTCTTACcatagggtgacacagtgacacagaggggagctatgtgacatggagtctgtccctccccccgcagggtgacacagtgacaaagacaCATGGGAGCTatgtgacatggagtctgtccctccaaacgcagggtgacacagtgacacagacagaggggagctatgtgacatggagcctgtccctccccccgcagggtgacacagcgaCAAAGACACATGGGAGCTatgtgacatggagtctgtccctccaaacgcagggtgacacagtgacacagacagaggggagcaATGTGACATGGAgtctcgccccccccgcccccacacacacacctcagcagggtgacacagtgacacagacacatgggagctatgtgacatggagtctgttcctcccaccgcagggtgacacagtgacacagacagagaggagctATGGAGcattgagtctgtccctcccaccgcagggtgacacactgacacagacagaggaacTTATGGGATATGGAGCTTTGCCTACCTGGAAAATCACAGTGATGGATTCTTCTCTTTTCCAGATCAGGGTTATTCCGCCTGTTGTATCTGGGGAATGTCATGACTACCTGACCATGTGGCACCATGGACCCCAGAGGGCTGGACATGGCTTGGATTTGTGGTGAATGCACTAGTTTCAGTCCAAGCGTGGCCTCATAGGGCGGAGGTGGGGATATGGTATTAATTAACTCTGGCTGGTTTTCGGGACTCCCCGGCTGAGAGTTGGGTGGGGAAGGTGGCAGGGTGACCCCTGGAGACTGGTAAAATTGCCCTGATACCTGGAATCCACCCTGAGCCAGGCCCTGAAACTGCTTGACCTGCTGAGGCCTAGGAGGCCGGAAAAGAGCAGAGGGACCAGAGGTGGCTGTGGTCATGGTGACCCCATTAATTGAGTTGACCACCGATGTGGTTCCAGTAGACTGGGCCAAGCTAAGAGCATCGGTGGCCAGAGCCATCTGGTAGAGATGAGGCTGGTGGGGTGCAGAGGCCTGAAGAGGGACATCTGATGGGGCCTCCTGCTTGATGAAGATGTTGTTAACAGCCACCGAATGGGGCATGCTGAAGACGCTGGTGAAATCTGGCAGGGTCTGCGTCAAGGCAGCAGAGCATGAATGGGAGAAGCTCCTGCCTGGCTCCATCTTGACCTGTGGGAGGACGGTGAAGGTCTTAGCTGGCCGGTAGAAACCCGTACGAAGGTGCCCTGTGTCCTGCAGGATGACGTTGATGTTGACGCTGTACGGGGCCAAATGCGGCTTTTCTTCTTCAAAGAATTCATCCACCACAGAGGCACTCTCCCTGCGGTACTTTTTGTCAATCAGGGTATGCTGCGGAGGGACCTGACCCAGGAGATACTTGTCCATTTCCAACTTTGTCtgtggagagaggtgagagcagaGATCAGATGACTAACTCTCAGAGAGTCTGGACAACCTCCAAAAGCCAAAATCAGCAGGTTTTGTGGTTTCTGACCCACCAAAGAACAACATTTTAATGAAAAAGGGCAGAATTTTATTGTCAACACTCTTGAAGCTTATGATGCTCAAAATCAGAAAGACTAAccccaaatcagtgagactctCGGAAAACAAATGAGAGTGTACTTCTGCAAATACTACATATACATGGCACCACTAGCTTAGAGGTACGAATGCAGTCTTTGAAGTGGGTTACCCAATTTGAATGCCAGTTTCAGCTCTCCTTGTGCTCACGGGCAAGTCAATATATCTCACTGTGCCCCTTGCACCAAATTTAGATTGTGAGTTCTGCAGGACAGGGACTTAATGTGGCTGCGGAGTTGTACGTACACAGCTGCGACGTATTTACAATGCCTGCCAAAATGATGAAATGTGGATATTTCTCTGGGATTGGAAATTGCTGGAGGATTTAACAATGAATATAGggatgggaaaaaaaaggggatTTGTCAAATGGGGAATTAACTTCTTTTATTAGGGGGCAATGGTTTCCTAATGTGTCCACTCTTCCAAATTTCCCTTCCAAGCCCCTTGCTCTTCCCCCTCTATTGTAGCTATATTCCCCCAAATTTAGATTGGGGCAGAGCACGTCTAGCAAAGGTAAACAACCCCGTTAAAATGAGCAGGATTTTTTGCCTCTGTTAGTTTAGGGGACTGATAAATATTATCTCGTCTTGTTGACGTGTTGAAAAGTTCGTTGGCGCCCGTTTACGAGTGTCTGATTGAACTTTGATCGCGAGTAACCTGCTAAATGCAGAATTGATTGGAGGCTTCGTCGTAAATCTGCCCCATATATCTGTCGGGTTACATATTACTCATAATATACGACATCAGATTAGCTTTTCATTGAATAACGAAGTCTGTTTCCCAAGCTCCGAGATAAAACCTACAACAGCTGCAAACCGCCAGTGACCTACAAATATGATGTCTGTAATGGGCCCAACCTTATATGTTTAACctgttaaacatgtcactgttatgaggtcactttgctcctacagtacatgggactgaccctttaacacaTTTAACATGTTACTGTCATTGTCACTTTGTTCCTATGTGGGATTGACCTTTTAGCCCATTacccatgtcactgtcattaggtcactttgacctatgtgggactgacctttTAACCCACTAAACATCTCTGTCATTGTCGctttgctcctatgtgggactgaccctttaacccattgactatgtcactgtcattaggtcactttgccctatgtgggactgaccctttaacccattaaccatgtcactgtcattaggtcacgttGCTCCTACTTGGGAACACAACCTGATCCCAAATAGCAACACAATGCCTTTTTGGGGTTTGGCATGTTGGGGCTGAAATTAAAGCCCTATTAACCATCCAATAGTATGAGACCGATATAATATATATCAGGGGGCGGTGTTAGATGACTGAGGAGACTAGCTACAAAGTGTCACAAAGTGCAAACATTGGTACATAgaaatctcattttaaattgcGCTTTTGTGCGAGTGCGCACTAACTTGGCATTGCTACATCTGCGCCGGCATCATCAGTGTGTATTGTCTTTGGCATACAGATGTGACTGGTGTGCGTTAAAAAATAATGTTTCACGTGCGCcaaaaaaaaggagaaagtgcGTCAAAATCTTTCAACGTGGCGTAAACCCTAAATAGATTGTCAATAAAGTGccaaaaaatgtatccgggaTGTTTCATTATGTAGGTTGGGCAGGGATTATGGTCCCGGCGTCACTGCGTGCGCGCGCCCGGCAACCACTCTTCTGGTTTTGTTGTTGTTAGCAACCACTGTGCCTGCGCGTCTGGCGGGAAAGTTGCGCGCGAAAGCTGCAGTGTTTTGCTAAGATCAAAAATTGTGATTTTTCAGGCGGCTGCAGCATCACGTGTTATTTTCCGGCCAATCAAATTACAGTTTAGTCAAAATACATTTTCATTCAGTGTTACGCGAAATAAACTTTGGTTTAGCAGCATAAAATGATCATCTTTTATTTTTGTaaattgatatatacatataaaaacttGTAGCTTTTATATTTATAAATCGAATctttgtacaaaaattatatttattttgtttttatttgataaaaaagttaaattttttataaaaataaataatatatttaatatgtatcgATTACTTGATTTTAATATTTAATTATGTAATTCTGTTAAAATCTTGATTATATAAACTATTGTCCCGCCTACCAGTAGCTAGAATCTGTCTGCTGGGTAGGTTCACAGAACGCTGGGGAGGCAGCTGCACACTCTGCAGCAAGCAAGCGCTGCAGCAAGCAAGCGCTGCAGCAAGTAAGTGGCCACCATAATCTGGGCATTAGAGTTGCAGAATCTCCAGGCACTCCAGACTGAAACCTCGATATAAAGGGATATTTATTTTACATAGAGAGACCAAAGTTTTGGCCTATCTTTCCTCTACTTTGATTGTAATAATCATTTTTTTGTAGTGCGCTACCTTTTCCTTTTTCATATTCATTATATAGGTTACCAAAATGTCATATTTTCCCAGTGTGGCTGCTGTTATaattaatattacactaataagtGATATTAACTAACACAAGTTATAAATCGAAAAATATACATTATTCTGTTTCAATTGACATTGTATCAGCCAGGTATTCAACACGACGCAATATGTCACCATTAATTTCAAACATGTATATGAAGTCAGACAACGACCTTCACACACAACAACCTTCACACACAACGACCTTCACACACAACAACCTTCATACACAACGTTCGTTTTTATGAAGATTTGTTCTAGTTTTTAGCACTGAAATTTTGATGCACCCCAAAAAATTCAAATATGATCTTatccctgtttttttttaatctgctctgtttgtttttttaacccaAATTTAAGGGGGGGTTGCCGGAtctgaacctcattcatttcagctctggggaccctctgcttcctgagttacttacTGGGGAAGGTGACGCCGGTACTGTCCCCTCCAGGAGAAATTAGTAAGTGCCGGTGACACCTTCTCCCGTAAGTATctccccgcagctgaaattacTGCGGTTCAGTTTATACATGTAACAaaaatgagggggggagggggggaggctacTCTGTGCTTACCTACAATGCAACATCAAGGATTTTTAGTGAAGAGGAAGCACTCCGATATTTAACCGCTCCTCCGTCATTACACTGGCATTAAAGATACATTGTAACCCACCGCAAATAGATTATAGGATGTTTTAAGGGACGCATTGCAACATTTTGGGAGATTTTAGGATTATAGGTTCAATGAGTTCACAATAAGGTTGGACAATAGTTATTGGGTAACCAGGGGGAAGGGAGACGTCATTTCTTCGGTATGTTCCCCTGCAGCTATGTAAGTTGACAGGTAATCGCAGTGAATTTCCTTTGTAACGTCTTTATTTGCCGTTGGAAAACAGGCCACTTAGGCTTTACTAGCAGGATGTATTACcgcgtcactgtcattaggtcactttgttcctatgtgggactgaccctttaacccattaaacatgtcacagtcattaggtcactttgctcctacatgggaAGATATTTCAgcttataatatatatgtttgtatggtgtgggtgtgtgggtgggtgtgggtgtgtgagtgtgtgggtgtgggtgtgtgggtgtgtgggtgtgtgggtgtgtgggtgtgtgggtgtgtgggtgtgtgggtgtgtgggtgtgtatactacaattattaaggttatggtgggtaaaaaaagtgacaaaaaccctccacagtaaagcatatagcaactgtaaatattactgtatgctcatctgcatgtcttaggcaggtctgcaaccccgcctttcaccattatcggccagcacacagcacttccactgcagcaagggattctgggaaatgacatgcaaatgagcacacagtgccaccttttgcttcaaaaccatataacatggtcccctgtaagcttttgcttgctgcatttca contains:
- the LOC142467388 gene encoding Krueppel-like factor 5, with translation MTAVALTLQTRSPGESAVYSQLKPVNMSGEGAEETSVFEDIKPAIRLLQTQPEITETKLEMDKYLLGQVPPQHTLIDKKYRRESASVVDEFFEEEKPHLAPYSVNINVILQDTGHLRTGFYRPAKTFTVLPQVKMEPGRSFSHSCSAALTQTLPDFTSVFSMPHSVAVNNIFIKQEAPSDVPLQASAPHQPHLYQMALATDALSLAQSTGTTSVVNSINGVTMTTATSGPSALFRPPRPQQVKQFQGLAQGGFQVSGQFYQSPGVTLPPSPPNSQPGSPENQPELINTISPPPPYEATLGLKLVHSPQIQAMSSPLGSMVPHGQVVMTFPRYNRRNNPDLEKRRIHHCDFPGCTKVYTKSSHLKAHQRTHTGEKPYKCAWEGCDWRFARSDELTRHYRKHTGAKPFKCAACGRSFSRSDHLALHMKRHQN